The following are encoded in a window of Diorhabda sublineata isolate icDioSubl1.1 chromosome 5, icDioSubl1.1, whole genome shotgun sequence genomic DNA:
- the LOC130444271 gene encoding CCR4-NOT transcription complex subunit 2, translating to MANLNFTRNIGGGNIGRTSVSFGSNSMSGHVTPVFGQRAPSERRNLASMGNSNQMGHMSTLGGYSSFNSVFGSGDTNTPSLLDLSEFPSLTNRNSGDNVPQPSPMPGGKPYVGMVKQPTSEASEFTMSSEDFPALPGTQNREGASPGSNTSGDKGVSSGAGDGVNSKEGDKSGSKSGIQTSPDGRVTNIPGSMVNDQFGIVGLLTFIRAAETDPNLVSLALGQDLTALGLNLNSPDNLYPTFAGPWAEHPCRPQDIDFHVPPEYLINHAIRDKLASMQLSRYKDDLLFFMFYNNVGDVLQIAAASELYSRQWRYHTEEKVWIMQVPGMVLMEKTSTYERGTYYFFDAQNWRKVAKEFYLDYSKLEGRPVMNQSLHHNS from the exons ATGGCGAATTTAAATTTCACAAGGAACATTGGAGGAGGCAATATTGGCAGAACAAGTGTTAGTTTTGGTAGTAATTCTATGTCAGGACATGTTACCCCAGTGTTTGGACAAAGAGCACCTTCGGAAAGGAGAAACTTAGCTTCAATGGG AAATTCTAATCAAATGGGTCACATGAGTACCTTAGGAGGTTATAGTTCCTTTAATTCCGTTTTTGGTTCTGGTGATACGAACACTCCATCTCTCTTAGACCTTAGCGAATTTCCTTCATTAACAAACAGAAATTCTGGTGATAACGTTCCCCAACCAAGTCCGATGCCTGGTGGTAAACCCTATGTAGGTATGGTGAAGCAACCCACTTCGGAAGCGAGTGAGTTCACCATGTCATCTGAAGACTTTCCTGCCTTACCTGGTACACAAAATAGAGAAGGTGCATCTCCTGGCAGTAATACCTCAGGGGATAAAGGAGTGAGTAGTGGTGCAGGAGATGGTGTTAATTCGAAAGAAGGAGATAAAAGCGGGTCAAAATCAG gtaTCCAAACATCACCCGATGGTAGAGTAACGAATATTCCAGGAAGTATGGTTAACGATCAATTCGGTATAGTCGGCTTATTAACCTTTATCAGGGCAGCTGAGACTGATCCAAATCTTGTGTCACTAGCGCTGGGCCAAGATTTAACTGCGCTAGGACTGAATCTCAATTCACCCGACAATTTGTATCCCACTTTCGCTGGACCCTGGGCGGAGCACCCATGCCGGCCGCAAGATATAGATTTTCACGTACCTCCTgaatatcttataaatcacgCGATAAG GGATAAGCTGGCGTCGATGCAATTAAGTCGATATAAAGATgacttgttattttttatgttttacaatAATGTCGGTGATGTACTTCAAATAGCAGCTGCCTCCGAACt ctACAGTCGACAGTGGAGGTATCACACAGAGGAAAAAGTTTGGATAATGCAAGTACCAGGGATGGTTTTAATGGAAAAGACATCGACGTACGAACGGGGGACTTACTACTTTTTCGATGCCCAAAATTGGCGAAAAGTCGCGAAAGAATTCTACTTGGATTATAGTAAACTTGAAGGCCGACCAGTCATGAATCAAAGCTTACATCATAATTCATGA